DNA from Chitinophaga pendula:
ATGTTATAGTCCTCGTACTGCTCTCTTTCCGCTTTAAGCCTATTGCCGCGATCGCCTGTAGGGATGAACGGTAATTTAATCCACCATCACACGAATATCAAACGTAACACAAATCACGCTTTTCGATGATGTGTATTAAAATGTAATGTGCTGTAAATCAAATTTTAATGTGAAAACTTAGTTTGTGAAATGCAGTAATGCCGCAGGGACTGGTAGCAGGAAGGAAGAGAGGAAAGGAATACAACTACTTGTTTATCAAGACAAGTATAATAAAGCCGGCAAAAATGGCGTTCATTAAAAAATAACAATGAAGGCGCAGGGAATTAGCACAAACGTTGAATATGAAATTCCAAAAAAAAGTGTAATATTTAGTGCTGGAAGAATAAATGATGGTCAATCTCATGATCATTCAGATATTTTTCTCATAAGCATGGTTTCCGTTTAACGAAAAGCGAGGTTATCTAACCTCGCTATTTTGTTTGTGCTAACAGTCCCCCTGGTCCCATTGCCTTCAAACTAAGCGAAGATTAGTCTTAAAACGGGAAAAATACAGGAATGTTACTCGATAAAATCAACAATGTGTAATTTTAACATATTGTTAAAATAGCATACAATAAAGCCGGGGCCGGTACCATACAGTACCGGCCCCGGCCGTATAGAAGTGTTCTTCCCGTATGATTACAGATCAAACTTGATCCCCTGCGCCAATGGCAGGCTGGTAGAGTAATTGATTGTATTGGTCTGTCTGCGCATATAGGCCTTCCAGGAGTCAGAACCGCTTTCACGGCCGCCACCGGTTTCCTTTTCACCTCCAAAAGCTCCTCCGATCTCAGCACCTGAAGTGCCGATATTCACATTCGCAATACCACAGTCTGATCCGGCGGCTGATAGGAACTGCTCTGCTTCCCGCAGGTTCAATGTCATGATAGCAGAAGATAAACCCTGCGGTACATCATTCTGCATTGCAATCGCTTCCGCCAATGTGCTGTATTTCATCACATACAAAATAGGTGCAAATGTCTCATGCTGGACGATAGAGAAAGTATTCTGCACCGCCGCAATACAGGGCTTTACATAGCAACCGGAACCGTAAGCATCCCCTTCCAGCACACCACCTTCCACCAGGAAAGTGCCGCCTTCTTTCTTCACTGCTTCAATAGACTGCAGATACAATTTCACCGCATCCTGGTCGATCAATGGACCCACGTGGTTCTTCTCATCTAACGGATCACCTATACGGATCTGCTGGTAAGCATTCACCAGCTTGGAAGTGAAATTGTCATACACACTCTCATGTATGATCAGGCGACGGGTAGATGTACAACGCTGACCTGCTGTACCTACCGCACCAAATACGGCTCCGATAAGTGACATATCCAGGTCCGCATCCTGAGAGATAATGATCGCATTGTTACCACCCAGCTCCAGTAACGCACGTCCCAGACGGGCGCCTACCGCAGCTCCCACAGCTTTGCCCATACGGGTAGATCCTGTAGCAGATACTAACGGTACGCGGTGATCGTTACTCATCCATTCTCCTACCTCACGGCCTCCCTGCACCAGGCAACAAACACCTTCCGGTACATTATTGGCCGCAAATACCTCCGCAACTATATGCTGGCAGGCCTGTGCGGTGATCGGTGTCTTTTCAGATGGCTTCCAGATGCATACATTGCCACATACCCAGGCTAACATGGAGTTCCAGCTCCATACTGCCACCGGGAAGTTAAAAGCCGAAATAATGGCTGTAATACCCAAAGGATGCCACTGCTCGTACATGCGGTGACCCGGACGCTCAGAATGCATAGTCAAACCGTGAAGCTGCCTGGAAAGACCTACCGCAAAATCACAGATATCGATCATCTCCTGCACCTCTCCATACCCCTCCTGCAAGCTCTTCCCCATTTCATAAGAAACCAGCTTACCCAACGCCTCTTTATGATGACGCAACGCTTCCCCTATCTGGCGAACGATCTCGCCGCGACGGGGGGCCGGCCACTGACGCCATACCTCAAAAGCTTCTTTGGCAGTAGCGACTACCGTATCGTAATCTTCCCGGCTGCCAGCCAGTACCGCTGCAATGGTCTTCCCGTCAACCGGAGAAGAAGAAGTAATACTGTTGCCCCCGGCTTTGATCCATTTGTTCCCTGTACTCACACCGCTGTTTTCGGCAGCGATATGAAAAGTCTGTAGTATGTTTTGTATCATCTTAATGCAGGTTTGCTATTTATGACGTGAAATTATATTTAAACGTGAAAAATACAGATACCCGGTCTAATTTATTTACTGTTTGGCAGTCTGACTGCTGTAAGTACTCTCGAAGATCTTATCTGCATTACCAGCCTCAAAACCTTCCCGGCGGTGTTCCCGTTGGATGGCCTCGGCAGCAAGATGCTGATACGCAGGTAATACTTTCCGCTCGGCAAACTCTACATAAGAACCGGCGATCGGATATGCCACACCGTCAGCAAAGGTAGCATCAATCATCTTAGCCACCGTAGAACTTTGTAATAACAATCCGTCAGGACTAGTCTTGATCTTACCGCCGGCATCATTCAGCCTGAACCCGTTACGCTCCAGGAAATCATTAAAGTCAGCCACCGTATTGTAACCGGCCTTCAGATTATGAACGCTGATCGTGAAATGATTGAGGTAATAGTGATTATAGATCACCCAGGCTGCATACTCACTCTCCGCCGCCAGCCGTTTGAAATCCTCCAGCGTAGGCGTACGCCATAAACCGCTGTGCAGAAAATCATCTACCGCCGCCGCATTATCCAGGTCCAGCTGATCCGCGGGATCAGCCTTTACCTCACTGGTATAACTGGTAATGATCTCCTGCGCTTCCGCACTCAGATCCCCAACCCGTAACTCACTGATAAAGATCCGGGGATAAGCAGGATCAGGTGGCGCATACCAATAGGCATCCAGCTTCTTCTCCTTG
Protein-coding regions in this window:
- a CDS encoding DUF1338 domain-containing protein — encoded protein: MLNDVLNGLISRYQERVPDVAAIIDTMIREGVINQASDIENDHIAFRTMGVPQLGIQSLEKIFLHYGYEKRDAYYFKEKKLDAYWYAPPDPAYPRIFISELRVGDLSAEAQEIITSYTSEVKADPADQLDLDNAAAVDDFLHSGLWRTPTLEDFKRLAAESEYAAWVIYNHYYLNHFTISVHNLKAGYNTVADFNDFLERNGFRLNDAGGKIKTSPDGLLLQSSTVAKMIDATFADGVAYPIAGSYVEFAERKVLPAYQHLAAEAIQREHRREGFEAGNADKIFESTYSSQTAKQ
- the amaB gene encoding L-piperidine-6-carboxylate dehydrogenase; protein product: MIQNILQTFHIAAENSGVSTGNKWIKAGGNSITSSSPVDGKTIAAVLAGSREDYDTVVATAKEAFEVWRQWPAPRRGEIVRQIGEALRHHKEALGKLVSYEMGKSLQEGYGEVQEMIDICDFAVGLSRQLHGLTMHSERPGHRMYEQWHPLGITAIISAFNFPVAVWSWNSMLAWVCGNVCIWKPSEKTPITAQACQHIVAEVFAANNVPEGVCCLVQGGREVGEWMSNDHRVPLVSATGSTRMGKAVGAAVGARLGRALLELGGNNAIIISQDADLDMSLIGAVFGAVGTAGQRCTSTRRLIIHESVYDNFTSKLVNAYQQIRIGDPLDEKNHVGPLIDQDAVKLYLQSIEAVKKEGGTFLVEGGVLEGDAYGSGCYVKPCIAAVQNTFSIVQHETFAPILYVMKYSTLAEAIAMQNDVPQGLSSAIMTLNLREAEQFLSAAGSDCGIANVNIGTSGAEIGGAFGGEKETGGGRESGSDSWKAYMRRQTNTINYSTSLPLAQGIKFDL